In Halopelagius inordinatus, a single genomic region encodes these proteins:
- a CDS encoding ERCC4 domain-containing protein — translation MSLSVVVDDREPPAVAEAVRAHADVDAVASRRLASGDVVVGDVGIERKTLSDYVSTLLGRSAPDLYDQVRRLSEAHPHSYLLLEAELPADGDEGVPAAAVRGSAASITARFGTPVIPCSDLDRLVDMAVRLGRKHVEEPSTPALPNGSVTTLGAPTAKRMYGCIDGVGTDTAGRLYEAYPAVADAVAASPEELMRIDGVGPKRADAIYAAFRDGG, via the coding sequence ATGTCACTCTCAGTCGTCGTCGACGACAGGGAACCGCCCGCCGTCGCGGAGGCGGTCCGAGCGCACGCCGACGTGGACGCCGTCGCCTCGCGCCGACTCGCGTCCGGAGACGTCGTCGTGGGAGACGTCGGAATCGAGCGAAAGACGCTCTCGGACTACGTGAGCACGCTTCTGGGGCGGAGCGCGCCGGACCTCTACGACCAAGTGCGTCGGCTGAGCGAGGCGCACCCCCACTCGTATCTCCTCTTGGAGGCCGAACTCCCGGCGGACGGCGACGAGGGGGTTCCGGCGGCCGCGGTCCGGGGGTCGGCCGCGTCGATAACGGCGCGGTTCGGAACGCCGGTCATCCCGTGTTCGGACCTCGACCGACTCGTCGATATGGCCGTTCGACTCGGCCGAAAACACGTCGAAGAGCCCTCGACGCCCGCGCTTCCGAACGGGTCCGTGACGACGCTCGGCGCGCCGACCGCGAAGCGGATGTACGGCTGTATCGACGGCGTCGGAACCGACACTGCGGGCCGACTGTACGAGGCGTACCCCGCCGTCGCGGACGCCGTCGCGGCGTCGCCCGAGGAGTTGATGCGAATCGACGGCGTCGGTCCGAAACGAGCGGACGCGATATACGCCGCGTTCAGAGACGGGGGGTGA
- a CDS encoding aldo/keto reductase, translating into MNIPTRTLPSGVEMPQVGAGTWDIGGETVKESVRTALDAGYAHVDTAEGYKNEAEIGEVLAEYDREDIFLTSKVLPSNLHYESVLESCEASLDRLGTDYLDLYLIHWPNPTISLRETIQALERLHEEGKVKNIGVSNFTKYQLMFARRVADVPIAVNQVEFHPWLNQDDLLQYCDDNDIVLTAAAPLARTEVLDDPVVRDVAEAYDRTPAQVVLRWQIQKGIVTIPKSSTPDHIRSNFEVGEWELDAEDAARIDDIDTEKRVYMIDVDDETYGIPR; encoded by the coding sequence ATGAACATTCCGACTCGAACCCTGCCAAGCGGCGTCGAGATGCCGCAGGTCGGCGCGGGGACGTGGGACATCGGCGGAGAGACTGTCAAAGAGTCCGTCCGGACGGCGCTCGACGCGGGGTACGCCCACGTCGACACGGCCGAGGGGTACAAAAACGAGGCCGAAATCGGCGAGGTGCTCGCGGAGTACGACCGCGAGGACATCTTCCTGACCTCGAAGGTCCTCCCTTCGAACCTCCACTACGAGTCGGTTCTCGAATCCTGCGAGGCCAGCCTCGACCGCTTGGGGACTGACTACCTCGACCTCTACTTGATACACTGGCCGAACCCGACCATCTCGCTGCGCGAGACGATACAGGCGCTCGAACGCCTCCACGAGGAGGGGAAGGTCAAAAACATCGGCGTGAGCAACTTCACGAAGTACCAACTGATGTTCGCGCGGCGCGTGGCGGACGTCCCCATCGCCGTCAATCAGGTTGAGTTCCACCCGTGGCTCAACCAAGACGACCTTCTGCAGTACTGCGACGACAACGATATCGTCCTCACCGCGGCCGCCCCGTTGGCCCGAACTGAAGTGCTCGACGACCCCGTCGTCCGCGACGTGGCCGAGGCGTACGACAGAACGCCGGCGCAGGTCGTCCTGCGCTGGCAGATTCAGAAAGGTATCGTCACGATTCCCAAATCCTCGACGCCCGACCACATCCGGTCGAACTTCGAGGTGGGCGAGTGGGAACTCGACGCCGAGGACGCCGCGCGAATCGACGACATCGACACCGAAAAGCGCGTCTACATGATCGACGTCGACGACGAGACGTACGGGATTCCGCGCTGA
- a CDS encoding GNAT family N-acetyltransferase: MELRDPTPEDTDRIRQMVDSSMTTSYRLSPQQIDAVTQEEFGDDALRRTFDDEDAVAVVAENSIDDADPTVAGIVLGSVDGDVGEVRWLFVDPEHRGLEIGTELFEAAMDAFRERGVERIQATALEKNTEGEQFFEHLDLERTEERTVELGDESFVEYVYTEPSAATDKTDSAKTDDGDIDFPDTELEDGVRTATTEDGQNVYVDTDSDGASGTQAPFFVTYLDEEWGERYGYYCANCGSLDVQMDDMERLECGECGNSHAPDSEEYDDSYL; the protein is encoded by the coding sequence ATGGAACTCCGCGACCCGACCCCGGAGGACACAGACCGGATACGCCAGATGGTCGATAGTTCGATGACCACGTCGTACAGGCTGAGTCCGCAGCAAATAGATGCGGTGACCCAAGAGGAGTTCGGAGATGACGCTCTGCGGCGGACGTTCGACGACGAGGACGCCGTCGCCGTCGTCGCGGAGAACAGCATCGACGACGCGGACCCAACCGTCGCCGGCATCGTTCTCGGCAGCGTAGACGGCGACGTCGGCGAGGTTCGCTGGTTGTTCGTCGACCCCGAACACCGGGGCCTCGAAATCGGAACGGAGTTGTTCGAGGCGGCGATGGACGCGTTCCGAGAACGGGGCGTCGAGCGGATTCAGGCGACGGCGTTGGAGAAAAACACCGAGGGCGAGCAGTTCTTCGAGCATCTGGACCTCGAACGGACCGAGGAACGGACGGTCGAACTCGGCGACGAATCGTTCGTCGAGTACGTCTACACCGAACCCTCGGCGGCGACCGACAAGACCGACTCCGCGAAGACCGACGACGGCGACATCGACTTCCCCGACACCGAACTCGAAGACGGAGTCAGAACCGCGACGACCGAGGACGGACAGAACGTGTACGTCGACACCGACAGCGACGGCGCGTCCGGGACTCAAGCCCCCTTCTTCGTGACGTATCTCGACGAGGAGTGGGGCGAACGGTACGGCTACTACTGCGCCAACTGCGGGTCGCTGGACGTCCAGATGGACGACATGGAACGGTTGGAGTGCGGCGAGTGCGGCAACAGTCACGCTCCTGACTCCGAGGAGTACGACGACTCGTATCTCTGA